One genomic region from Amycolatopsis sp. FBCC-B4732 encodes:
- a CDS encoding tartrate dehydrogenase gives MTAYRLASIPGDGIGVDVTVEARKVLDRASARFGFSLEWKEFDWSCERYAQLGAMMPEDGVAQLSAYDGILLGAVGFPGVPDHVSLWGLLIPLRRAFQQYVNLRPVRLLPGTASVLAGRKAEELELVIVRENSEGEYSAIGGRHNAGRPDEFVLQESVFTRVGVERIIRYAFELARTRSSRVCSATKSNGLIHSMPFWDEIFAEVAAEYPDVHSEQMHVDALAARMVQAPDRLDVVVASNLFGDILSDLAAAITGGLGMAPSGNINPSGESPSMFEAVHGSAPDIAGQGIANPLAQILAAAMLVEHLGETVAAQAIRAAVDQVLDEGRVRTPDLGGTDTTERLGTAVAEALG, from the coding sequence GTGACAGCCTACCGTTTGGCGAGCATCCCCGGCGACGGGATCGGCGTGGACGTCACGGTCGAGGCCCGCAAGGTCCTCGACCGGGCGTCCGCCCGCTTCGGCTTTTCGTTGGAGTGGAAGGAATTCGACTGGAGTTGCGAACGGTACGCGCAACTCGGCGCGATGATGCCGGAAGACGGTGTCGCGCAGCTCTCGGCGTACGACGGGATCCTGCTCGGCGCGGTCGGCTTCCCCGGCGTCCCGGACCACGTTTCGCTGTGGGGCTTGCTGATCCCACTGCGGCGTGCGTTCCAGCAGTACGTCAACCTGCGCCCGGTGCGGCTGCTGCCGGGCACGGCTTCCGTGCTGGCCGGGCGGAAGGCCGAAGAGCTGGAGCTGGTCATCGTCCGCGAGAACTCCGAAGGGGAGTACTCCGCGATCGGCGGGCGGCACAACGCCGGGCGGCCGGACGAGTTCGTGCTGCAGGAGTCGGTGTTCACGCGCGTCGGCGTCGAACGGATCATCCGGTACGCCTTCGAGCTGGCGCGTACGCGATCTTCGCGCGTCTGCTCGGCGACGAAGTCCAACGGCCTGATCCACTCGATGCCGTTCTGGGACGAGATCTTCGCCGAGGTCGCCGCCGAATACCCGGACGTCCACAGTGAACAGATGCACGTGGACGCGCTGGCCGCGCGGATGGTCCAGGCGCCGGACCGGCTCGACGTCGTGGTGGCGTCGAACCTCTTCGGCGACATCCTGAGCGACCTGGCGGCCGCGATCACCGGCGGACTCGGCATGGCGCCGTCCGGCAACATCAACCCATCGGGTGAATCCCCGTCGATGTTCGAGGCGGTCCACGGGAGCGCTCCGGACATCGCCGGACAGGGGATAGCGAACCCCTTGGCGCAGATCCTGGCGGCCGCGATGCTGGTCGAACACCTGGGCGAAACCGTTGCCGCGCAAGCGATCCGTGCCGCCGTGGACCAGGTCCTCGACGAGGGCCGGGTGCGCACCCCCGACCTCGGCGGCACGGATACCACAGAACGGCTCGGCACGGCGGTGGCCGAAGCACTGGGCTGA
- a CDS encoding DUF4262 domain-containing protein, with product MCWQCENPDRPQSDYVAMLQEKVADRGWLVQGVEGNGLYPPWAYTIGLSGYGLPELVTTGLPLEEAAELLNDLASHALHASPPEPGERIPLRDGPLVEVVPLTEPSAHLVFAVALYGPEIRALQLVHADERGRWPWSPDFRDGQGGQPVLGVRRAG from the coding sequence ATGTGCTGGCAATGTGAAAACCCGGATCGGCCACAGTCCGACTACGTGGCGATGCTCCAGGAGAAGGTGGCCGACCGGGGCTGGCTCGTGCAAGGAGTGGAGGGCAACGGGCTTTATCCGCCGTGGGCCTACACGATCGGGCTCAGCGGGTACGGCTTGCCCGAGCTGGTCACGACCGGCTTGCCGCTCGAGGAAGCCGCCGAACTGCTCAACGACCTGGCGTCGCACGCACTGCACGCGTCGCCACCGGAGCCGGGGGAACGCATTCCGCTGCGGGACGGCCCGCTGGTCGAGGTCGTCCCGCTGACGGAACCGTCGGCGCACCTGGTGTTCGCGGTCGCCCTGTACGGCCCGGAAATCCGTGCGCTGCAACTGGTCCACGCGGACGAGCGCGGCCGCTGGCCGTGGTCACCCGACTTCCGCGACGGCCAGGGCGGTCAGCCGGTGCTGGGGGTGCGCCGTGCCGGCTGA
- a CDS encoding GntR family transcriptional regulator, giving the protein MALPPGMLPEIEPVSRESTAAVIARQLRDAIMTGALPPGTQLGETELAARFQVSRGPLREAMQHLVSEGLLRSERHRGLFVIDLEPGDVYDIYAARTAIERAAMLRALRGGDRDRIADLLEHTVGEMATAASEDDPNALSTADLKFHEALIHASSSKRLVRMARTLLIETRMCLTALQSTYQRVEERVEEHTKLIQALREGDEETALALLEAHMEDAVQRLAPGTSLRDGHAPPVPGNA; this is encoded by the coding sequence ATGGCCCTGCCGCCGGGCATGCTGCCTGAGATCGAGCCGGTGAGCCGCGAGTCGACGGCCGCCGTGATCGCGCGTCAGCTGCGTGACGCGATCATGACCGGCGCCCTCCCGCCCGGGACCCAGCTCGGCGAGACCGAGCTGGCCGCACGGTTCCAGGTGTCACGGGGGCCGCTGCGGGAGGCCATGCAGCACCTGGTCTCCGAAGGACTCCTGCGCAGCGAGCGGCACCGCGGGCTGTTCGTGATCGACCTCGAGCCCGGGGACGTCTACGACATCTATGCAGCTCGAACGGCGATCGAACGCGCCGCCATGCTTCGCGCCCTGCGGGGCGGGGACCGGGACCGGATCGCGGACCTGCTCGAACACACCGTCGGCGAGATGGCGACCGCCGCGAGTGAAGACGATCCGAACGCGCTCTCCACCGCGGACCTCAAGTTCCACGAGGCCCTCATCCACGCTTCCAGCAGCAAGCGGCTCGTCCGGATGGCCCGGACGCTCCTCATCGAGACGCGGATGTGCCTCACCGCGCTGCAAAGCACGTACCAGCGGGTCGAAGAACGCGTGGAAGAGCACACGAAGCTCATCCAGGCGCTGCGGGAGGGCGACGAGGAGACGGCGCTGGCGCTCCTCGAGGCGCACATGGAGGACGCGGTGCAGCGGCTCGCGCCCGGCACCAGCCTCCGGGACGGGCACGCGCCGCCGGTACCGGGAAACGCGTGA
- a CDS encoding maleate cis-trans isomerase — translation MTTIGFIYPDHAAEDDYPLAEQLLGGMAADEGDIRLAVEHIYGTDKHAVAELLDLGSESRLADGAALLEKHEPDAIIWACTSGSFVYGWDGARDQTDRLSAVAGVPASSTSFAFVHAARALGVKRVAVAASYPDDIARLFVDFLKAGGVEVVSMASADIITAAEVGAMSPDAVLELAVRHDHPDADAVLVPDTAMRTLAEINAIEAALKKPVLTANQVTVWEGLRLTGQHRLVRSLGALFRHRPDGSA, via the coding sequence GTGACCACCATCGGTTTCATCTACCCCGACCACGCGGCCGAAGACGACTACCCGCTGGCCGAGCAGCTGCTGGGCGGGATGGCCGCCGACGAGGGCGACATCCGGCTCGCGGTCGAACACATCTACGGCACCGACAAGCACGCGGTGGCCGAACTGCTCGACCTCGGCAGTGAAAGCCGCCTCGCCGATGGCGCCGCTCTGCTCGAGAAGCACGAGCCCGACGCGATCATCTGGGCCTGCACCAGCGGCAGCTTCGTCTACGGCTGGGACGGCGCCCGCGACCAGACCGACCGCCTGTCCGCCGTCGCCGGCGTTCCGGCCTCCAGCACCTCCTTCGCGTTCGTGCACGCAGCGCGCGCCCTGGGCGTCAAGCGGGTCGCCGTGGCCGCCAGCTACCCGGACGACATCGCCCGGCTGTTCGTCGACTTCCTCAAGGCCGGCGGCGTCGAGGTCGTCTCGATGGCCAGCGCGGACATCATCACGGCCGCCGAGGTCGGCGCCATGAGCCCGGACGCCGTCCTCGAACTCGCCGTGCGCCACGACCACCCGGACGCCGACGCCGTTCTCGTGCCGGACACCGCCATGCGGACCCTCGCCGAGATCAACGCCATCGAAGCCGCGCTGAAGAAGCCCGTGCTGACCGCCAACCAGGTCACGGTGTGGGAGGGGCTGCGCCTGACCGGGCAGCACCGCCTCGTCCGCTCGCTCGGCGCGCTCTTCCGGCATCGGCCGGACGGGAGCGCCTGA
- a CDS encoding Asp/Glu/hydantoin racemase, whose translation MDFDFLAFEGPLAQRGIGVIAPFDLALERELWRWVPMEVSLHLARTPYEPVPVSMEMARLVSDSHHLASATRDVLHVEPEVVAYLCTSGSFVNGVDYERSLTKAICDAGAPDAVTTSGALAEVLHQLDLHRVSVLTPYDADLTTALHDFLGELNVETVASDHLGLGGGIWKVSYRTIAERILAADHGEAEAIFVSCTNLPTYDLIEPLETALGKPVLTANQLTMWACLRRMGLPIVGPGKWLRDVS comes from the coding sequence TTGGATTTCGACTTCCTGGCGTTCGAAGGCCCGCTCGCCCAGCGGGGCATCGGCGTCATCGCCCCGTTCGACCTCGCGCTGGAGCGCGAGCTCTGGCGGTGGGTCCCGATGGAGGTGTCCCTCCACCTCGCCCGCACGCCGTACGAGCCGGTGCCGGTCAGCATGGAGATGGCCCGCCTCGTCAGCGACAGCCACCACCTGGCCAGCGCCACCCGCGACGTCCTGCACGTCGAGCCCGAGGTCGTCGCCTACCTCTGCACTTCGGGCAGCTTCGTCAACGGCGTCGACTACGAGCGCTCGCTGACGAAGGCGATCTGCGACGCCGGCGCTCCGGACGCCGTCACCACCTCGGGCGCGCTGGCCGAGGTGCTGCACCAGCTCGACCTCCACCGCGTCTCGGTGCTGACGCCGTACGACGCCGACCTCACCACCGCCCTGCACGACTTCCTCGGCGAGCTGAACGTCGAGACCGTCGCCAGCGACCACCTCGGGCTCGGCGGCGGCATCTGGAAGGTCAGCTACCGGACCATCGCCGAGCGCATCCTCGCCGCAGACCACGGTGAAGCCGAAGCCATCTTCGTCAGCTGCACCAACCTCCCCACCTACGACCTGATCGAGCCGCTGGAGACCGCGCTCGGCAAGCCGGTGCTCACCGCCAACCAGCTGACGATGTGGGCGTGCCTGCGGCGGATGGGCCTCCCGATCGTCGGACCCGGGAAGTGGCTTCGTGACGTGTCTTGA
- a CDS encoding D-2-hydroxyacid dehydrogenase, with protein sequence MIASENQEAPVLAVLCGEHRPPDMRAVESGAVVRYTDAAGLPEALSGADALFVYDFLSTAVPGAWHAADRLRWLHIASAGVDPVLFPGLVESDVVLTNSRGVFDDAIAEYVLGVVLAFAKDFARSHDLQREGRWQHRESERIAGREVVVVGTGPIGRAIARLLRAAGMRVSGAGRRERTGDPDFGVVHESARLTEVLPHADYVVAVAPLTEHTKGMFDARAFAAMKPSARFVNVGRGELVVTSDLVEALRSKAIAGAALDVFDTEPLPSDSPLWSLPDVLVSPHMSGDFIGWRNTLVEVFTENFRRWQAGEPLRNVVDKTLGYVPSGNQGAG encoded by the coding sequence GTGATCGCCTCGGAAAACCAGGAAGCTCCGGTCCTGGCAGTGCTCTGTGGCGAGCACCGCCCACCGGACATGCGTGCTGTCGAATCCGGGGCGGTCGTGCGTTACACGGACGCGGCGGGCCTGCCGGAAGCGCTGTCCGGAGCGGACGCGCTGTTCGTCTACGACTTCCTCTCCACGGCCGTGCCGGGCGCCTGGCACGCGGCCGATCGCCTGCGCTGGCTGCACATCGCGAGCGCGGGCGTCGACCCGGTGCTGTTCCCCGGGCTGGTCGAGAGCGACGTGGTCCTGACCAATTCGCGGGGCGTCTTCGACGACGCCATCGCGGAGTACGTGCTGGGCGTCGTCCTCGCGTTCGCGAAGGACTTCGCGCGCTCGCACGACCTGCAGCGCGAGGGGCGCTGGCAGCACCGCGAAAGCGAGCGGATCGCCGGGCGCGAGGTGGTGGTCGTCGGCACCGGGCCGATCGGCCGGGCCATCGCGCGGTTGCTGCGCGCCGCCGGGATGCGGGTGAGCGGTGCCGGGCGCCGGGAACGCACCGGGGACCCCGACTTCGGCGTCGTGCACGAGTCCGCGCGGCTCACCGAAGTGCTGCCGCACGCGGACTACGTCGTCGCCGTCGCGCCGCTGACCGAGCACACCAAGGGCATGTTCGACGCGCGCGCGTTCGCCGCGATGAAGCCGTCGGCGCGGTTCGTCAACGTCGGCCGGGGCGAGCTGGTCGTGACGTCCGACCTGGTCGAAGCGCTCCGGAGCAAAGCCATCGCCGGCGCCGCGCTCGACGTGTTCGACACCGAGCCGCTGCCGTCCGACAGCCCGCTGTGGAGCCTGCCGGACGTGCTGGTGTCGCCGCACATGTCCGGGGACTTCATCGGCTGGCGGAACACGCTCGTCGAGGTGTTCACCGAGAACTTCCGCCGCTGGCAGGCTGGGGAGCCGCTGCGCAATGTCGTCGACAAGACGCTCGGCTACGTGCCGTCGGGGAACCAGGGAGCCGGATGA
- a CDS encoding amidase produces MNDRMLTASELVAAYATGELSPIEATQNALQAIEARDGECNAYCLVDADRALEQAKASEIRWRDGNPIGWLDGVPASIKDMFLTQGWPTVRGSKSISPDQPWDVDSPVAARMREAGLVLLGKTTTPEIAWKGVTDSPLCGITRNPADPSKTAGGSSGGSAAAVAAGMGELSVGTDGGGSVRIPASFCGIVGLKPTHGRIPLYPASPFGPLSHAGPMARSVDDTALLLDVLSMPDHRDPAALAPPAGSFREAVRRDVRGLIAAFSPTLGYVDVDPEVAAIVAAAVRALGDAGLHVEETDPGFADPKPAFDILWSSGAAKLLGTFPPGSEERTDPGLRKVWELGKTWTASDYLDATAERAALGILMGEFHTRYDVLITPTLPIAAFEAGHNVPPGSGLSEWPEWTPFTYPFNMTQQPAISVPAGRTSEGLPVGLQIVGPRHSDDLVLAVAKLLEEVRPW; encoded by the coding sequence ATGAACGACAGGATGCTGACCGCCAGTGAGCTCGTCGCCGCCTACGCGACCGGCGAACTTTCGCCGATCGAGGCGACGCAGAACGCACTGCAGGCCATCGAAGCCCGCGACGGCGAGTGCAACGCCTACTGCCTGGTCGACGCCGACCGCGCGCTGGAGCAGGCCAAGGCGTCCGAGATCCGCTGGCGGGACGGGAACCCGATCGGCTGGCTCGACGGCGTGCCCGCGTCGATCAAGGACATGTTCCTCACGCAGGGCTGGCCGACCGTCCGCGGTTCGAAGAGCATCAGCCCGGACCAGCCGTGGGACGTCGACAGCCCGGTCGCCGCGCGGATGCGTGAAGCGGGCCTGGTCCTGCTCGGCAAGACGACCACGCCGGAGATCGCGTGGAAGGGCGTCACGGACAGCCCGCTCTGCGGCATCACGCGCAACCCCGCCGACCCGTCCAAGACGGCGGGCGGGTCGAGCGGCGGCAGCGCCGCGGCGGTCGCGGCCGGCATGGGCGAGCTGTCGGTCGGCACCGACGGCGGCGGCTCGGTGCGGATCCCGGCGTCGTTCTGCGGCATCGTCGGGCTCAAGCCGACCCACGGCCGCATCCCGCTGTACCCGGCGAGTCCGTTCGGGCCGCTCTCGCACGCCGGTCCGATGGCGCGCTCGGTGGACGACACCGCGCTGCTGCTGGACGTCCTGTCGATGCCCGACCACCGCGACCCGGCCGCGCTGGCGCCGCCGGCCGGGTCGTTCCGCGAGGCGGTCCGGCGGGACGTGCGCGGCCTGATCGCGGCGTTCTCACCGACGCTCGGCTACGTCGACGTCGACCCGGAGGTGGCGGCGATCGTCGCCGCGGCGGTGCGCGCGCTGGGCGACGCGGGACTGCACGTCGAGGAGACCGATCCCGGCTTCGCGGACCCGAAACCGGCGTTCGACATCTTGTGGTCCTCAGGCGCGGCGAAGCTGCTCGGCACGTTCCCGCCGGGGTCGGAGGAGCGGACCGATCCGGGCCTGCGCAAGGTCTGGGAGCTCGGCAAGACGTGGACTGCGAGCGACTACCTCGACGCGACGGCCGAGCGGGCGGCGCTGGGCATCCTGATGGGCGAGTTCCACACGCGCTACGACGTGCTGATCACGCCCACCCTCCCGATCGCGGCGTTCGAGGCCGGCCACAACGTGCCGCCGGGCAGCGGGCTGAGCGAGTGGCCGGAGTGGACGCCGTTCACGTACCCGTTCAACATGACGCAGCAGCCCGCGATCAGCGTCCCGGCGGGGCGGACGTCCGAGGGGCTGCCGGTGGGCCTGCAGATCGTCGGGCCGCGCCACTCGGACGACCTCGTGCTCGCCGTGGCGAAGCTGCTGGAGGAAGTGCGGCCCTGGTGA
- a CDS encoding MFS transporter, whose translation MIPLLAPLREVRFRALVTGRTFADFANAVAPFALAFAVVDLTGSAVDLGIVVGARSLANVLLVLFGGMLADRLPRSVILQGTETAAALTQAAIAASVLCGFASIPLLVGLSLVNGAVSAISLPAAASLTPLTVPASQLAQANALVRLLSNVGRIAGAGLAGILVAFAGSGWALGGNALLFLAAAVAYRRIRLPRGERVPGSRPLAELAEGWREFRARSWVWLVVLQFMIVNAVNAGALLVIGPLVADDTFGRTGWGLALAVQTAGSLLGGVIAAHWQPRRMLLIGVALVVVDALPILALGETPYLLPLLLAMFLAGVAIEQFAVAWDVSLQENIPPEKLARVYSYDMLGSFVAMPLGQIAAGPLAEHAGREATLLGGATLVFVATALVAVNPQVRGLVRRRRTSADSHRGS comes from the coding sequence GTGATCCCACTGCTCGCCCCGCTGCGGGAAGTCCGCTTCCGCGCCCTCGTCACCGGCCGGACGTTCGCCGACTTCGCCAACGCCGTCGCGCCCTTCGCGCTCGCCTTCGCCGTCGTCGATCTGACCGGCTCGGCCGTGGACCTCGGGATCGTCGTCGGGGCGCGGTCGCTCGCCAACGTGCTGCTCGTGCTGTTCGGCGGCATGCTGGCCGACCGGTTGCCGCGGTCGGTGATCCTGCAGGGCACCGAAACCGCCGCCGCCCTCACGCAGGCCGCGATCGCCGCGAGCGTCCTCTGCGGCTTCGCTTCCATTCCGCTGCTGGTCGGGCTCAGCCTGGTCAACGGCGCCGTCTCGGCGATCTCCCTGCCCGCGGCCGCCTCCCTGACGCCGTTGACCGTGCCCGCGTCGCAGCTCGCGCAGGCGAACGCGCTGGTCCGGCTGCTCTCGAATGTCGGCCGCATCGCCGGGGCCGGACTCGCCGGGATCCTCGTCGCCTTCGCCGGGTCCGGCTGGGCGCTCGGCGGCAACGCCCTGCTGTTCCTCGCCGCCGCGGTGGCGTACCGCCGGATCCGGCTGCCGCGCGGCGAACGCGTTCCCGGGAGCCGTCCCCTCGCCGAGCTCGCCGAAGGGTGGCGGGAGTTCCGCGCGCGATCCTGGGTGTGGCTGGTGGTGCTGCAGTTCATGATCGTCAACGCGGTGAACGCGGGCGCGCTGCTGGTGATCGGCCCGCTGGTCGCCGACGACACCTTCGGCCGCACCGGCTGGGGGCTCGCGCTGGCCGTCCAGACGGCCGGGTCGCTGCTCGGCGGCGTCATCGCCGCGCACTGGCAGCCGCGGCGGATGCTCCTGATCGGCGTGGCGCTCGTGGTGGTCGACGCCCTGCCGATACTCGCGCTCGGCGAGACGCCGTACCTGCTGCCGCTGCTGCTCGCGATGTTCCTCGCGGGCGTCGCGATCGAGCAGTTCGCCGTCGCGTGGGACGTGTCGCTGCAGGAGAACATCCCGCCCGAGAAGCTCGCCCGGGTGTACTCCTACGACATGCTCGGCTCGTTCGTCGCGATGCCGCTCGGCCAGATCGCCGCCGGCCCGCTCGCCGAGCACGCCGGCCGCGAAGCGACGCTCCTCGGCGGCGCGACTCTGGTCTTCGTGGCGACCGCGCTGGTGGCCGTCAATCCCCAGGTGCGCGGGTTGGTCCGCCGGCGCCGGACTTCGGCGGACTCGCACCGCGGATCCTAA
- a CDS encoding transcriptional regulator, with product MPHDHLRVLAHPLRMRILSLLTGTAMSAAEAARELGETQANTSYHFRRLHDAGLLEVAEEIQIRGGRAKRYRHNPESGKRLTSRDPGEERLLAKAIAAELLRRADSRAGNRPASLTDAELWVPPEVWTRLLKQASELSQELHGAAQPPRTPGTVRVSASIALFELATNPAEPQ from the coding sequence ATGCCCCACGACCACCTCCGGGTGCTGGCCCACCCGCTGCGCATGCGCATCCTGTCGCTGCTGACGGGCACCGCGATGAGCGCGGCCGAAGCCGCGCGCGAACTCGGTGAGACGCAGGCGAACACCAGCTACCACTTCCGCCGCCTCCACGACGCGGGCCTGCTGGAGGTCGCCGAAGAGATCCAGATCCGCGGCGGCCGCGCGAAGCGCTACCGGCACAACCCGGAGTCGGGCAAGCGCCTCACGAGCCGGGACCCGGGCGAGGAGCGGCTGCTGGCGAAGGCGATCGCGGCGGAACTGCTGCGCCGCGCGGACTCGCGCGCGGGGAATCGCCCGGCTTCCCTCACCGACGCCGAGCTGTGGGTGCCCCCGGAGGTGTGGACGCGGTTGCTGAAGCAGGCGTCAGAGCTGAGCCAGGAACTGCACGGCGCGGCCCAGCCACCCCGCACCCCGGGGACGGTCCGGGTCAGCGCCAGCATCGCCCTGTTCGAGCTGGCGACGAATCCGGCGGAACCGCAGTGA
- the pqqB gene encoding pyrroloquinoline quinone biosynthesis protein PqqB: protein MKVILLGTAAGGGCPQWNCACRLCTSGLPPRTQDCVAVSADGEGWFLLNCSPDIRAQILATAALRAGPGPRDIPLRGVLLTDAELDHSLGLLMLREAGGLPVWAPDAVLRALTPFREIVDGYGHWTWSPTADLPGLRVRVLPVSDKKPKYVPATQAGPWVVAYRIEDLATGGVLVYAPCLKSWPAGFDAFVADADLVLLDGTFFAPDEMTGVGGPDQLAMGHLPITASLARIAGRPWAFTHLNNTNPVLDPASAEHAAVLAAGALLPPDGTEFSL, encoded by the coding sequence GTGAAGGTCATCCTGCTCGGCACCGCGGCGGGCGGCGGCTGTCCACAGTGGAACTGCGCGTGCCGGCTGTGCACGTCCGGACTCCCGCCGCGCACGCAGGACTGCGTCGCGGTGAGCGCGGACGGCGAAGGCTGGTTCCTGCTCAACTGCTCCCCCGACATCCGCGCGCAGATCCTCGCGACGGCCGCGCTGCGCGCCGGACCGGGACCGCGGGACATCCCGCTGCGCGGAGTGCTGCTCACCGACGCCGAACTCGACCACTCCCTCGGCCTGCTGATGCTGCGCGAAGCGGGCGGGCTCCCGGTGTGGGCGCCGGACGCGGTGCTGCGCGCACTGACCCCGTTCCGCGAGATCGTCGACGGCTACGGGCACTGGACCTGGTCGCCGACGGCGGACCTGCCCGGGCTGCGCGTCCGGGTGCTGCCGGTGAGCGACAAGAAACCGAAGTACGTGCCCGCCACGCAGGCCGGGCCGTGGGTGGTCGCCTACCGGATCGAAGACCTCGCGACCGGCGGCGTGCTGGTGTACGCGCCTTGCCTGAAGAGCTGGCCCGCCGGGTTCGACGCGTTCGTGGCGGACGCGGACCTCGTGCTGCTGGACGGAACTTTTTTCGCGCCGGACGAGATGACCGGCGTCGGCGGACCGGACCAGCTCGCGATGGGGCACCTCCCGATCACCGCGAGCCTGGCCCGCATCGCCGGACGGCCGTGGGCGTTCACCCACCTCAACAACACGAACCCGGTGCTCGACCCGGCGTCCGCCGAACACGCCGCCGTGCTCGCCGCGGGCGCTCTGCTACCTCCGGACGGCACGGAGTTTTCGCTCTGA
- the pqqE gene encoding pyrroloquinoline quinone biosynthesis protein PqqE, translating into MDVNPPLGLLAELTHRCPLHCPYCSNPLELTGRDAELSTADWLSVLSQARELGVLQVHMSGGEPLLRPDLPELVAHASSLGCYVNLVTSGLGLTSARLSGLVERGLAHVQLSAQGSIRDRSDELAGARAFDHKLAAAAAVKAAGLPLSLNVVLHRRNHDQVAGIVELAERMGADRLELANTQYYGWALRNRDALMPTPSQLAAAEPIVRAAVARLRGTMEIVYVVADYHGPYPKPCMYGWGARQLTVAPDGTVLPCPAASAITTLRLSSVRDTPLADIWYRSESFNAYRGEDWMADPCRTCDRRGLDFGGCRCQAFLLTGDAAATDPVCSRSPHRDVVDLVLTRPPASDLVMRR; encoded by the coding sequence GTGGACGTGAACCCGCCGCTGGGCCTGCTGGCCGAGCTGACTCACCGCTGCCCGCTGCACTGTCCTTATTGCTCCAACCCGCTGGAGCTGACCGGACGGGACGCCGAGCTGTCCACCGCGGACTGGCTGTCGGTGCTGTCCCAGGCGCGCGAGCTGGGCGTGCTGCAGGTGCACATGTCCGGCGGCGAGCCGCTGCTCCGGCCGGACCTGCCCGAGCTGGTGGCGCACGCGAGTTCGCTCGGCTGCTACGTCAACCTGGTCACCTCCGGGCTCGGGCTGACGTCCGCGCGGCTGTCCGGTCTCGTCGAGCGCGGGCTGGCGCACGTCCAGCTGTCGGCGCAAGGGTCGATACGGGACCGTTCCGACGAACTCGCGGGCGCGCGGGCGTTCGACCACAAGCTCGCCGCGGCCGCCGCGGTCAAGGCCGCCGGGCTGCCGCTGTCGCTCAACGTCGTCCTGCACCGGCGCAACCACGACCAGGTCGCCGGCATCGTCGAACTGGCCGAGCGGATGGGCGCGGACCGGCTGGAGCTGGCGAACACGCAGTACTACGGCTGGGCGTTGCGCAACCGCGACGCGCTGATGCCGACACCCTCGCAACTGGCGGCCGCGGAGCCGATCGTGCGCGCGGCCGTCGCGCGGTTGCGGGGCACGATGGAGATCGTCTACGTCGTCGCGGACTACCACGGGCCGTACCCGAAACCGTGCATGTACGGCTGGGGCGCGCGGCAGCTGACCGTCGCACCGGACGGCACCGTGCTGCCCTGCCCGGCCGCGTCGGCGATCACGACCCTGCGGCTGTCGTCCGTGCGGGACACGCCGCTCGCCGACATCTGGTACCGCTCGGAGTCGTTCAACGCCTACCGCGGCGAGGACTGGATGGCCGACCCGTGCCGCACGTGCGACCGCCGCGGGCTCGACTTCGGCGGCTGCCGCTGCCAGGCGTTCCTGCTCACCGGCGACGCGGCGGCGACCGACCCGGTGTGCTCGCGCTCGCCGCACCGCGACGTCGTCGACCTGGTGCTGACCCGGCCACCCGCCTCCGACCTGGTCATGCGCCGGTGA
- the pqqD gene encoding pyrroloquinoline quinone biosynthesis peptide chaperone PqqD — translation MITAGSVPQLRRGVRLSFDHVRETHVLLFPEGVLVPNATAAAVLGLCDGARSVTDITAVLETRYSGVREQDVLDVLARLGERRVVAWT, via the coding sequence GTGATCACCGCGGGTTCGGTGCCGCAGCTTCGGCGGGGTGTCCGATTGTCGTTCGACCACGTCCGGGAGACACACGTGCTGCTGTTCCCGGAGGGCGTCCTGGTCCCGAACGCGACCGCGGCCGCGGTGCTCGGGCTCTGCGACGGCGCGCGCAGCGTCACCGACATCACCGCGGTGCTGGAGACGCGCTACTCCGGCGTCCGCGAGCAGGACGTCCTCGACGTGCTGGCGCGGCTGGGCGAACGGCGGGTGGTCGCGTGGACGTGA